One Archocentrus centrarchus isolate MPI-CPG fArcCen1 chromosome 10, fArcCen1, whole genome shotgun sequence genomic region harbors:
- the rab33a gene encoding ras-related protein Rab-33A, with amino-acid sequence MTNDSPEEETRAPGGGGGGCGRGMARKHRADDNVTILTSSMDLHRASRSRASSSNDAAPSITSSVDLSTSSLELSIQTRIFKIIVIGDSNVGKTCLTFRFTGGSFPDKTEATIGVDFREKVVEIEGETIKVQVWDTAGQERFRKSMVEHYYRNVHAVVFVYDVTKMASFRNLQTWIEECNGHRVSASVPRVLVGNKCDLVDQIQVPSNTALKFADAHNMLLFETSAKDPRESQNVDSIFMSLACRLKAQKSLLYRDVEREDGRVRLTQETETKSNCPC; translated from the exons ATGACCAACGATAGCCCGGAGGAGGAGACCCGAGCTCCGGGCGGCGGAGGAGGTGGTTGTGGAAGAGGGATGGCTCGAAAACACCGAGCGGACGACAATGTCACTATCCTGACATCATCCATGGATTTACACAGAGCCAGCCGGAGCcgagccagcagcagcaacgATGCCGCCCCGAGCATCACATCCTCCGTGGATCTGAGCACCTCCTCCCTGGAGCTGAGCATCCAGACGCGGATCTTTAAGATCATCGTCATCGGAGACTCCAACGTGGGGAAGACCTGCCTCACCTTCCGCTTCACGGGGGGCAGCTTCCCCGATAAGACCGAGGCTACCATCGGCGTGGATTTCAGGGAGAAGGTGGTGGAGATCGAAGGGGAGACTATCAAG GTGCAGGTGTGGGACACAGCAGGCCAGGAGCGCTTCCGTAAATCCATGGTGGAACACTACTACCGTAACGTCCACGCTGTGGTCTTTGTGTATGATGTTACCAAGATGGCTTCCTTCCGCAACCTACAGACTTGGATAGAG GAGTGCAATGGCCATCGGGTGTCTGCATCAGTACCTCGAGTCCTGGTGGGAAACAAGTGTGACCTTGTGGACCAAATACAG GTGCCCTCCAACACAGCGCTGAAGTTTGCCGATGCCCACAACATGCTGCTGTTCGAGACGTCAGCAAAGGACCCGAGAGAAAGTCAGAACGTCGACTCGATCTTCATGTCCCTGGCCTGCCGACTGAAGGCTCAGAAGTCGCTGCTCTACAGAGACGTGGAGAGAGAGGACGGGAGAGTGCGCCTCACACAAGAGACTGAGACAAAGAGTAATTGTCCTTGTTga